In Zhaonella formicivorans, one DNA window encodes the following:
- the spoIVB gene encoding SpoIVB peptidase, whose translation MEKATKRKMTGVLLSIFILILSLTPPAQSYFNLPTEQRLTVGEELKINLNFPQHFLQKLSFYVQTDTGNLLQQNGKVFTERSFKGTDGWPIAAEPGRVNLQMRLFGLIPLKTVAVDVLPETAVVPGGHSIGVLMRSKGVMVIGYSPVVDSKGVKHYPAKEAGIEIGDLIITINGEVVKTDGEAARLIDKLGESGQEIQLRIKRNNKELLITLKPLFCAETKRNRLGLYIRDSAAGVGTLTFYDPKTGYYGALGHIIADAETNKQIALGEGRIINAAIQGINQGEIGRPGEKIGTFLDKTTLSGDIRKNTTFGIFGKLDRHIQNSLYKEPIPVAFSNQVKEGKAEILTVVNEEKIERFAINIDKVMLQNKPEGKGLVIRITDPRLLSVTGGIVQGMSGSPIIQDGKLIGAVTHVFVNDPTRGYGILAEWMLLEAGIINQQSEKVVKGAIAPFSIL comes from the coding sequence ATGGAGAAAGCTACCAAAAGAAAAATGACAGGTGTTTTGCTTTCGATTTTTATCCTTATCCTCAGCCTCACTCCGCCTGCTCAAAGCTATTTCAATTTGCCAACTGAACAAAGGCTTACAGTAGGGGAAGAGCTTAAAATTAACCTGAACTTTCCACAACATTTTTTGCAAAAATTGAGTTTTTATGTACAAACCGATACTGGAAATTTATTGCAACAAAATGGCAAAGTATTTACAGAGCGATCTTTTAAGGGTACTGATGGCTGGCCTATAGCTGCTGAGCCGGGTAGAGTTAATCTCCAAATGCGCCTTTTTGGCTTGATACCTTTGAAAACAGTGGCAGTTGATGTATTACCGGAAACCGCCGTTGTGCCAGGAGGTCATTCCATAGGGGTGCTGATGCGTTCCAAAGGTGTGATGGTAATCGGTTATTCCCCGGTTGTTGACAGCAAGGGAGTTAAACATTATCCTGCCAAAGAGGCGGGAATTGAAATCGGCGATTTGATTATCACAATTAACGGCGAAGTGGTAAAAACCGATGGGGAGGCTGCCCGGTTGATAGATAAACTGGGGGAAAGTGGTCAAGAAATTCAGCTAAGGATTAAACGGAATAACAAAGAACTGCTTATTACTCTAAAGCCCCTGTTTTGTGCCGAAACAAAAAGAAACAGGTTAGGGTTGTATATCAGAGACAGCGCGGCCGGTGTGGGCACCCTGACTTTTTATGATCCAAAGACAGGCTATTATGGAGCTTTAGGCCATATTATTGCCGATGCTGAGACTAACAAACAAATTGCTCTAGGTGAAGGCAGAATCATTAATGCTGCCATTCAGGGTATTAATCAAGGAGAAATAGGAAGGCCGGGGGAAAAAATAGGTACTTTTTTGGATAAAACTACGCTGTCGGGAGATATAAGAAAGAATACTACTTTCGGGATTTTTGGCAAGCTGGACAGGCATATACAAAACAGCCTGTATAAAGAGCCTATCCCGGTAGCATTTTCTAACCAGGTTAAGGAAGGTAAAGCAGAAATTTTAACTGTAGTCAACGAAGAAAAAATAGAAAGGTTTGCAATTAATATTGATAAAGTAATGTTGCAAAATAAGCCTGAAGGTAAGGGCCTAGTAATCAGAATCACGGATCCACGTTTACTTTCTGTTACCGGCGGTATTGTACAAGGCATGAGCGGAAGTCCGATTATTCAAGATGGAAAATTGATTGGAGCTGTAACTCATGTTTTT